The Solibacillus sp. FSL R7-0682 genome includes a window with the following:
- a CDS encoding YybH family protein codes for MSYSLNTSDTVGDVKQALKAYIDATNTHQFQQVQKLLHEKAAYIFSDQSCKSMVDIQAYFERAWKLIEQEVYSISNVEWLFIHETSATCTYTYHYEGYHQGQFVQGSGRATNVFVVEHNEWKLIHEHLSTQVQ; via the coding sequence ATGAGTTATTCGTTAAATACATCTGATACCGTTGGAGATGTTAAACAAGCATTGAAGGCTTATATTGATGCAACAAATACCCATCAATTTCAACAAGTACAAAAGCTATTACATGAAAAGGCAGCATATATCTTTAGTGATCAATCATGTAAAAGCATGGTTGATATTCAAGCTTATTTTGAGCGTGCATGGAAGCTAATTGAACAAGAAGTATATAGCATTTCCAATGTAGAATGGTTGTTTATTCATGAAACATCAGCTACCTGTACATATACGTATCATTATGAAGGGTATCATCAAGGACAATTTGTTCAAGGAAGTGGACGAGCTACGAATGTATTTGTCGTAGAGCATAATGAGTGGAAACTTATTCATGAACATTTAAGTACACAAGTACAATAA
- a CDS encoding heavy metal translocating P-type ATPase — MNVNTKETTVQVTGMTCAACATRIEKGLNRMDGVEKATVNLALEKATIQYEDGTVKPKEIEQKIQALGYDVVKEKVELNITGMTCAACSARIEKVLGKLDGISTANVNLALEKATVEFNPSQVSISEIIARIDKIGFGAEPVKQDTPVDHREVAIKKQTRKFIVSAILSLPLLWTMVGHFSFTSFLYVPDFLMNPWVQLILATPVQFIIGWQFYVGAYKSLKNGAANMDVLVVMGTSAAYFYSIYQMLTHSGHHMPHLYFETSAVLITLILLGKLFEARAKGKSSQAIKQLMGMQAKNALVVRDGVEQTVPLEDVRIGDILRVKPGEKIPVDGEVLSGMSAVDESMLTGESIPVDKTVGDVLYGSTINKNGALEMKALKVGHETALAQIIQIVESAQGSKAPIQRLADKISSIFVPIVVGIAALTFILWWAIGGEFTPAFEATIAVLVIACPCALGLATPTSIMAGSGRAAQFGILFKGGEHLEQTGFIQTVVVDKTGTVTNGEPVLTDVIIYSEELAEKDVLAKVAAAEKMSEHPLAQAIVNGVVDRQIDIPTATDFNAIPGYGIEATVSGTHVAVGTRKLMGERNIAVAPKVEQQLVSLEEQGKTAMLIAIDGKLSALVAVADTVKETSKAAVQRLHDLGLKVIMLTGDNARTAQAIAAEVGIDDVIAEVLPEQKAQEIEKLQQAGNKVAMVGDGINDAPALAVADIGMAIGTGTDVAMEAADITLIRGDLNSIADAILMSRKTMKNIKQNLFWAFAYNTIGIPIAALGFLAPWLAGAAMAFSSVSVVLNALRLQRVKL; from the coding sequence TTGAACGTGAATACAAAAGAAACGACCGTCCAAGTGACAGGTATGACTTGTGCGGCCTGCGCGACCCGTATTGAAAAAGGGCTAAATCGTATGGATGGTGTAGAAAAAGCAACGGTCAATTTGGCATTAGAAAAGGCAACAATTCAATATGAAGATGGCACAGTTAAGCCAAAAGAAATTGAGCAAAAAATACAGGCGCTCGGCTACGATGTTGTAAAAGAAAAAGTGGAGCTGAATATTACTGGCATGACCTGTGCTGCTTGTTCTGCAAGAATAGAAAAAGTTCTCGGAAAGCTGGACGGTATTTCAACAGCCAATGTCAATTTAGCATTAGAGAAGGCAACGGTTGAATTTAATCCGTCGCAAGTTTCGATATCTGAAATTATTGCACGTATTGATAAAATTGGCTTTGGTGCGGAACCTGTAAAACAAGATACGCCTGTTGATCATCGTGAAGTAGCGATTAAAAAACAGACGCGCAAATTTATTGTATCGGCTATTCTATCCTTACCATTACTATGGACGATGGTTGGACACTTTTCTTTTACAAGCTTTTTATACGTACCCGATTTTCTAATGAACCCGTGGGTACAGCTAATATTAGCAACGCCGGTTCAGTTTATTATTGGCTGGCAGTTTTATGTAGGTGCGTATAAGTCCTTAAAAAATGGGGCAGCAAATATGGATGTACTTGTCGTTATGGGTACAAGTGCAGCTTACTTCTATAGTATTTATCAAATGTTGACGCATTCCGGTCATCATATGCCGCATCTGTATTTTGAAACGAGCGCAGTGTTAATTACGCTAATTTTATTAGGGAAATTATTTGAAGCCCGTGCAAAGGGGAAATCGTCACAAGCCATTAAGCAATTAATGGGCATGCAAGCGAAAAATGCGCTTGTTGTGCGAGATGGTGTGGAGCAAACGGTTCCATTAGAAGATGTTCGAATTGGAGATATTCTTCGCGTGAAGCCAGGTGAAAAAATTCCGGTCGATGGGGAAGTATTATCCGGTATGTCCGCAGTTGATGAATCTATGTTAACAGGTGAAAGTATTCCTGTAGATAAAACGGTTGGCGATGTGTTATATGGCTCAACAATTAATAAAAACGGTGCACTAGAAATGAAAGCATTGAAGGTTGGTCATGAAACAGCGTTAGCTCAAATTATACAAATTGTTGAATCGGCTCAAGGCTCTAAGGCGCCAATTCAACGTTTAGCCGATAAAATATCGAGCATTTTTGTACCAATTGTTGTAGGCATTGCTGCCTTAACCTTTATTTTATGGTGGGCCATTGGTGGGGAATTTACCCCAGCATTTGAGGCGACGATTGCGGTACTTGTTATTGCCTGTCCTTGTGCATTGGGTCTTGCAACGCCAACTTCAATAATGGCGGGTTCAGGTAGAGCTGCTCAGTTTGGGATTTTGTTTAAAGGTGGCGAGCATCTTGAGCAAACAGGCTTTATTCAAACGGTTGTCGTAGATAAAACAGGCACCGTAACAAACGGAGAACCAGTGTTAACGGATGTCATCATATATAGTGAAGAACTAGCAGAAAAGGATGTTTTAGCAAAAGTAGCTGCGGCTGAAAAAATGTCGGAGCATCCATTAGCACAAGCAATTGTGAATGGGGTAGTTGATCGACAAATTGATATTCCTACTGCAACGGATTTCAATGCCATTCCAGGTTACGGGATCGAAGCAACGGTCTCAGGAACGCATGTTGCAGTTGGTACACGAAAATTAATGGGCGAGCGGAATATTGCAGTAGCGCCTAAAGTTGAGCAACAGCTTGTCAGCCTTGAGGAGCAGGGGAAGACGGCAATGCTGATTGCAATTGATGGAAAGCTTTCAGCGCTTGTTGCAGTGGCAGATACAGTGAAGGAAACATCTAAAGCTGCAGTTCAACGTTTACATGATTTAGGGTTAAAGGTCATTATGTTGACTGGGGATAATGCCCGTACAGCTCAGGCAATTGCTGCAGAAGTTGGTATCGATGATGTCATTGCCGAGGTACTACCAGAGCAAAAAGCTCAGGAAATCGAGAAGCTTCAACAAGCCGGAAATAAGGTTGCTATGGTTGGTGACGGAATTAATGACGCACCTGCTTTAGCGGTAGCTGATATCGGGATGGCGATTGGTACAGGAACGGATGTCGCAATGGAAGCAGCAGATATTACACTTATTCGTGGGGATTTAAATAGTATTGCAGACGCCATTTTAATGAGTCGCAAAACGATGAAGAATATTAAGCAAAACCTATTTTGGGCATTTGCCTATAACACAATTGGTATTCCTATTGCGGCATTAGGCTTTTTAGCGCCATGGCTAGCAGGCGCGGCAATGGCCTTTAGTTCAGTTTCAGTTGTACTAAATGCACTACGATTACAGCGTGTGAAGCTGTAA
- the copZ gene encoding copper chaperone CopZ — protein MENVTLNVQGMSCGHCVKAVETSVGALAGVEQVNVDLAEAKVTVAYDESAVTVEKIKETIDEQGYDVV, from the coding sequence ATGGAAAATGTAACATTAAATGTTCAAGGTATGTCATGTGGTCACTGTGTGAAAGCAGTAGAAACGAGTGTTGGTGCATTAGCAGGTGTAGAACAAGTAAACGTGGATTTAGCAGAGGCGAAGGTAACGGTTGCTTATGATGAATCAGCGGTTACAGTTGAAAAAATTAAAGAAACAATTGATGAGCAAGGCTACGACGTTGTGTAA
- a CDS encoding DUF3169 family protein, producing the protein MILFIISALITFYSAQLLWHSYTLASIEEILLLVCNIICGLFLMIAARYKRTIERSLSNAATNIDEDLYYNTLERKTYHASYYVQSAVVLSFLGFTTGFIFFRDSNPKLVLIAFVLCFLALFFFLPNPKMMTLTYPHYKIPDPKSKDPVADTLAYYDDGQKYLLLKSLYRLYFFILFAFVLLILGLMYYSIFSGNNQTVSILGIGVILLIMMNALSRSLKPAKITKESLTKHVN; encoded by the coding sequence ATGATTTTGTTTATAATTTCAGCACTCATTACTTTTTATAGCGCGCAGCTTCTTTGGCATTCATACACGCTCGCTTCAATTGAGGAAATTTTACTACTTGTTTGCAACATAATATGTGGTCTTTTCTTAATGATCGCCGCTCGCTATAAACGAACGATTGAACGTTCCTTATCAAATGCAGCTACAAACATCGATGAAGATCTCTATTACAATACGCTTGAAAGAAAAACGTATCATGCATCCTATTATGTACAATCAGCCGTTGTGCTTTCATTCTTAGGTTTTACAACCGGCTTTATTTTTTTTAGAGATTCAAATCCTAAGCTTGTATTAATTGCATTTGTTCTTTGTTTTTTGGCACTCTTTTTCTTTCTGCCAAACCCTAAAATGATGACACTAACTTACCCACATTATAAAATACCAGATCCAAAATCAAAGGATCCAGTAGCTGATACACTTGCCTATTACGACGACGGGCAAAAGTATCTATTGTTGAAGTCCTTATATCGATTGTACTTTTTCATCCTTTTCGCATTTGTCTTACTAATTTTAGGTCTCATGTATTATTCGATCTTCTCAGGTAATAATCAAACCGTTAGCATCCTTGGGATCGGCGTTATTTTATTAATCATGATGAATGCCTTATCTAGAAGTTTAAAGCCAGCAAAAATTACAAAAGAATCTTTGACAAAACACGTGAACTAA
- a CDS encoding helix-turn-helix transcriptional regulator — protein sequence MKNRLKELRARDGLNQTELAKKAKISRQTISLIERNEYMPSLLIATKIAHVFNEPIEQIFMFEKEELE from the coding sequence ATGAAAAACCGCTTAAAGGAGTTGCGTGCAAGAGATGGACTGAATCAAACGGAGCTGGCCAAGAAAGCAAAAATCTCCCGTCAAACGATTAGTTTGATCGAGAGAAACGAGTATATGCCATCTTTATTAATCGCAACGAAAATTGCCCATGTATTTAACGAACCAATAGAACAAATTTTTATGTTCGAGAAGGAGGAATTGGAATGA
- a CDS encoding reverse transcriptase-like protein, with product MKLMIEWHYETQKKQQVTFKSDFLPAAHVYTLLEDMKKTGRIKNVILLDEYDSTWTLKELKKYLESLETEPHDVTLYFDGNFNREERFAGLGAVIYFKQNNQDYRLRVNKEADFLLSNNEAEYAALYMALEQLEELGVHHQEIEILGDSQVVINELNGEWGVSDGVLTKWADKIDQKLQQLHLKPHYTHIERNKNAEADQLASQALQGKAIHAKNALDKNKKM from the coding sequence ATGAAATTAATGATTGAGTGGCACTATGAGACACAAAAAAAGCAGCAAGTAACCTTTAAAAGTGATTTTTTACCTGCAGCCCATGTGTATACATTACTTGAAGATATGAAAAAAACCGGACGGATAAAAAACGTAATTTTACTAGATGAATATGACAGTACATGGACGTTAAAAGAATTAAAAAAATACCTAGAGTCTCTTGAAACTGAGCCTCATGATGTAACCCTTTATTTTGATGGCAACTTCAATCGAGAAGAGCGTTTTGCTGGTCTTGGGGCAGTCATCTATTTCAAGCAAAATAATCAGGATTATCGTCTTCGTGTCAATAAAGAAGCTGACTTTTTATTGTCTAATAATGAAGCAGAATATGCAGCGTTGTATATGGCATTAGAACAGTTAGAAGAATTAGGCGTTCATCACCAAGAAATCGAAATACTAGGGGATTCGCAAGTAGTAATTAATGAATTAAATGGTGAATGGGGTGTTAGCGACGGTGTTTTAACAAAATGGGCTGATAAAATTGATCAAAAATTACAGCAGCTACATTTAAAGCCTCATTATACGCATATAGAACGAAATAAAAATGCCGAAGCGGATCAGTTGGCAAGTCAAGCGTTACAGGGGAAGGCGATCCATGCAAAAAATGCATTAGATAAAAATAAAAAAATGTGA
- a CDS encoding metal-sensing transcriptional repressor: MVSNDEQVENHEVSCRKSHHPEHIKKDLTTRLNRVEGQIRGIKGMIEKDVYCDDIITQLSATQSALNSVAKILLEGHLKGCVVDRLNDGDVEVLDELVVTIQKLMKK, translated from the coding sequence ATGGTGAGTAATGATGAGCAAGTAGAAAATCATGAAGTAAGCTGTCGAAAAAGTCATCATCCTGAGCATATTAAAAAAGACTTAACAACAAGGCTTAATCGGGTAGAAGGTCAGATTCGCGGCATTAAAGGCATGATTGAAAAAGATGTATATTGTGATGATATTATCACCCAATTATCAGCGACTCAATCTGCTTTAAATAGTGTGGCAAAAATATTGCTAGAAGGGCATCTGAAGGGCTGTGTCGTCGATCGTTTAAATGACGGCGATGTGGAAGTGCTCGATGAACTAGTTGTAACGATTCAAAAATTAATGAAAAAATAG
- a CDS encoding metal-sensitive transcriptional regulator, with protein sequence MQYDAKTKSRLKRIEGQMRGILRMMEEGQDCKDVITQLSAVRSGVDRTIGVIVSENLVSCVREAEGDEEKMNDSIQQAVNLLVKSR encoded by the coding sequence ATGCAATATGATGCAAAAACAAAAAGTCGCTTGAAACGCATTGAAGGTCAGATGCGCGGCATTCTTCGTATGATGGAAGAAGGCCAAGATTGTAAGGATGTTATTACACAACTTTCAGCCGTTCGCTCTGGTGTTGATCGCACAATTGGCGTGATCGTAAGTGAGAACTTAGTGAGCTGTGTACGTGAAGCAGAAGGCGATGAAGAAAAAATGAATGACTCAATTCAACAAGCAGTGAATTTATTAGTGAAAAGCCGTTAA
- the pgeF gene encoding peptidoglycan editing factor PgeF — protein MNIKFYENNEHRIAGVTLKDANHFEENNMALHVCQNKANIIENREQLAQLLNTDIEQFVCANQTHSANFFQVEKQHIGLGGTTSESAISDTDALYTYERNVCITSFTADCVPVLFYNEKTNLIGAIHSGWQGTIKEITLKLFEQLKNEEKCHMNDLKVIIGPAISQEKFEVDADVYDRFVALGYADEFMYWNADTNKYHIDNQQTVKKQCELAGVPSGNIVIDPMCTFKSEHGFSYREDRGTGRHLSFIMRK, from the coding sequence ATGAACATTAAATTTTATGAAAACAACGAGCATCGAATTGCGGGGGTCACGTTAAAAGATGCCAATCATTTTGAAGAAAATAATATGGCGCTTCACGTCTGTCAAAACAAAGCAAATATAATTGAAAATCGTGAACAGCTTGCACAATTGTTAAACACTGATATCGAGCAATTTGTTTGTGCCAATCAAACACATAGTGCTAATTTTTTTCAAGTGGAGAAGCAACATATTGGCTTAGGTGGCACAACCTCTGAATCGGCCATTTCAGATACCGATGCACTATACACATATGAACGAAATGTATGCATTACGAGCTTTACAGCCGATTGTGTCCCTGTATTGTTTTATAACGAAAAAACAAATTTAATCGGTGCCATTCATTCTGGCTGGCAAGGGACAATTAAAGAAATTACATTAAAGTTATTTGAACAGCTGAAAAATGAAGAAAAATGTCACATGAATGATTTAAAGGTCATTATTGGACCCGCGATTAGTCAGGAAAAATTTGAAGTGGATGCAGATGTATACGATCGTTTTGTTGCCTTAGGCTATGCTGATGAATTTATGTATTGGAATGCGGACACAAACAAGTACCATATCGATAATCAACAAACCGTGAAAAAGCAATGTGAACTAGCAGGTGTACCAAGTGGAAATATCGTCATTGATCCAATGTGTACGTTTAAAAGTGAGCATGGATTCTCTTACCGTGAAGATAGAGGAACAGGTAGACATTTAAGCTTTATAATGAGGAAATAG
- a CDS encoding copper amine oxidase N-terminal domain-containing protein encodes MKRIITLLTMFMLCFSPALIADAHSGRTDSNGGHNCSDKSIAKGLCTGYHYHNGGSATKSTTTKSSSTKNITPVKKIVPKPALTTVNVYIDDVLQNYNPKAYLKNGTTLVPMKNIFESLGATVTYDAATKKVTAYKNKTTIIITIGNKKAYIQSNGTTSAIDLNHAAEVYEGTTMVPLRFIGQALGAGITFDEPALKVFIHS; translated from the coding sequence ATGAAACGAATTATTACTTTACTTACAATGTTCATGCTATGTTTTTCACCCGCACTTATCGCTGATGCACATTCTGGTAGAACAGACAGTAATGGCGGACACAATTGCTCGGATAAATCGATTGCTAAAGGATTATGTACTGGCTATCATTATCACAATGGAGGTAGCGCAACAAAATCAACTACAACAAAATCAAGTAGTACTAAAAATATTACTCCCGTTAAGAAAATTGTACCTAAACCCGCGCTAACTACAGTCAATGTTTACATTGACGATGTTTTACAAAATTATAACCCTAAAGCCTATTTGAAAAATGGGACAACTTTAGTACCGATGAAAAATATTTTCGAATCATTAGGTGCAACTGTTACTTATGATGCGGCAACAAAAAAGGTAACAGCCTATAAAAACAAGACAACGATTATTATTACAATCGGCAATAAAAAGGCTTATATTCAGTCAAATGGTACTACATCTGCTATTGACTTAAACCATGCTGCAGAAGTGTATGAAGGGACAACAATGGTTCCATTACGTTTTATCGGCCAAGCTTTAGGCGCTGGCATTACATTTGATGAACCCGCATTAAAAGTCTTCATTCATTCGTAA